The nucleotide sequence GAATCCCTGATTTCAGTCTGAACCTATTAAGagaaatagaattatttttctaaCATTGCAcgttttaaatggaaaaaaatcatcgtTAACCTTATATCCGCCATgagcaattcaaattttttagattaCACCAACATATctttacaaaaatcaataattttgcaTATAAATCTTGTTTACTACACACCTTAGGCAGGTACATAATGATCCTCATCAAAAATGACTACAGAAAGTTTACATGtaagttgtttaaaaaaaattgtaataaaggATCCAAAACAAGATTATACCACAAAACAAGATACCGGATAAAAAAAGCTAAGGAAGGAAACTGTAAAATAAGccataaacatattaaaacaCTATAATAATTGTCATTCATGATGAGAATATATGTTTTCTACTTAGAGCTGATAATGATTATACAAGTTCTGTTCTATACGTAAGTAtctgttttcaaattttcacttgtcCTACATTTTGGTAATTAGAACTGCACCCAGTTGCTATTCCTTGCCTGTTGATCTGCAGgaacactgaaaaaaatatatttttatcgaaattgCTTTCTAAAACTAATTAAACAACATAATACAATCAAAATCTGTTATAATGTCAACAAAGGACCAACATGTTgtaaaaaattgagataaaatAGACATTGAAACAACAGATAAACAGGAGTTCCCTGGGGTAGAATTCTGGAATTAGTGATCTACATCCTTTATACAACTAGCCTACCAATGGAACATTTAATGGTAATACAGCATTTCATGATCATCCTGAAATGTCTTTAAATATCTATGCAAAACCAACTAGATCAAATGTAATGGTTGGAAAAATGGACAATTAGGATAAATAACTTGTTGTTCTGTTTCTaaatccaattttcaaaaaaactggtTAAATTAAATGGAAAGTTTCATATAacttaattagaaaaaaaaatactagtAAATATACAGCAACAATTCaatgatattaaattaaaacCTACTTAAAAGACTTACCTGGATTCTGCAGATTTGAATTCACTCCAAGAATCTCCAGAAGCATTATTTGCTGTAGGAGCATGAGAAGGGGATACTGCAGGTGATGAACTTGTTGGAGGCGGAAGTTTGCCGcttggtggtggtggtggtaaTAGTCCCAATCCTCCGCCAGTAGTTTGTATTCTTGACCTTGTAGTACCTTCAGATCCAtctttctttgttattttcatgtttatctTAATTGTTTCTCCTTCTTTGAAACCCAAGTCTAATCCAGGAAGTTCTGGTTcttcattaatttgtttttcttttttaatccaCTTGAAATGATCTTGTAGAGCGACATTTAGATCGAAAGAGTCTGATCTGTCTCCAAAACCTATACCAATAAATGCTGTTCTGCCtgaaataaatcattaattttatgaaaaaaaaaaaaatttataaccaGTTATTACCATTATCATCCATAATACGGAGAACAAAATATCTGGATGAATCACTAACAGGTTCAATAGCAATCCCTGGATAAGTGTCAATAGGACATTTTGCGAATAGTTCTCCAGAATTTTTATCTtccaatttaataaacaattcgTTGCCTTTTGAAATCAATCTCATCCGACCTGTCCATGATGGTTCCGCCAAATTCCAATCAGCAGCtctaaaatacaaataaattattatagattATTACTTTGTTATAATTATCGGAAGTGGgtggattgaaaatattttataacgaTTTACCTGTAATTTCTGTTTGATGCTCTAGGTGGAATGTTAAATACAAATACTTCAGGTTTAACTAATAACACGCTTTCGTAAGTAtccatttttgataattataaatactatttaaaagtatttttaccTTCTGttgcaaaatactttcaaaaatgataCGTCATTAATGTCACTATTAAGTTTACAAACGTCTGGtgttcttcttttttcttcaatctcttcatttttcatgtaaataaaaaaaaagaatttcctGATACAAAAATTTGCAAATATACGATTAATTTCggattatttgataaataatatccTAGATGTAAACCTATGCGGCTTATATTTAACTGTCTCGTTTGtacataaacaaattatcataCATGATTAAAAAGAGcgataaaactataaattagtTCATGCATCAATTGTtgcaaataaacattttattatatatcaaaatgatCTTTTTCCATAATTCCAAGAAACGTGGAATTTTTTCgagttatattaaaattgtttgtCAATGCAACGATTATTTGTTGCTTATCTTGGTAATGGATATTAAAACCAGAAGAAGTCGCACCTGACATTTGTCATTGTCACAAATTTTTGGGATTGACGGGCGACGTGTACAAAAATGGattaatagttaaaaaattcaatttcttgttttctgatattttacTTGAGTCATAGTAGGTTTGTACCAGTTTAATTTATTGTAGATATATACTATTTAACCCATACATGCATTAAGatgaaaaattactttgtaTACAAATTAAAAAGAGAGGCTAATATCATCATACGAggtaaaactattttatttctaggataatatatataatatatcgTTAAAAATGGAAGAAGACTTATCAAGTtcgaataataagaaaaatgtattcTCCCAGTTTTGTACTAGGATATCACAagtaagtttttataaaatgtattgaaaattaaataaatattaggcTTTTATGTAcattatctttatttaaatCATGACTATGGTAAtcaaagtttatcaaaattaatatttaagcaAGCAAGGGTAAGTTATGAGTAACGACAATTATATTTCTGTTATATTTATTGgcatattcatataaatttatcactctgatttacatatttctatttttttaatgtctatGTCTATTAAATAATTAGATACACCAGAGTCTCTTGGATTCGTGGACACCTCACACAAGAACTAGATGGGGAGGCACCCTATTTCTTCTCATGCTATTTGGTTTACGTATAGTTACCAAACAGgtactattaaaatatttatctgtTTTTCTAGTGGTACCAAGGAGTGGTGGACAGGACAGTACCATGGCGAAAAAGTAGATGGTTAGCTGCCATACTTCTCATTATTGGGTTTTTGGCCAGAGTGCTATATGCACAGGTATACAAAACAATATTATTCATTGGGAATTTGCTTTTGGGTGTTGATTAGTACAAGAGATGATACTATTaagtttcatcaaaaattgaataaaattatttaattctgaagATATATCAGTGTGATAACctgtgaaaatatttaattggttTGTTAAAATGATGTGTTGTTTAATTGTTTCCTAAATATAGTATCGTCAGTcttatactaatatttttcaaatcatttgaTGAATATTGTAGTAGTCAAACATTGGAAAAGCTTGATAGTTCTTAGATGTTTCTACTTCTTAACATTATTAGGTTCAATATAAACATAATAGTTATGAGAACCAGAGCCCACTTAAGGAAATCAAACTcataaattaactttttcaaatgtaatatattagtttcaaattgaatataaattataagtgaaaataaattaaaatcttattccataaactatataaaatttttgtttaaaaaacttttttctcgatttagtggtagcaaaattttcaattatctcatcaaaa is from Diorhabda sublineata isolate icDioSubl1.1 chromosome 1, icDioSubl1.1, whole genome shotgun sequence and encodes:
- the LOC130448653 gene encoding NECAP-like protein CG9132 — encoded protein: MDTYESVLLVKPEVFVFNIPPRASNRNYRAADWNLAEPSWTGRMRLISKGNELFIKLEDKNSGELFAKCPIDTYPGIAIEPVSDSSRYFVLRIMDDNGRTAFIGIGFGDRSDSFDLNVALQDHFKWIKKEKQINEEPELPGLDLGFKEGETIKINMKITKKDGSEGTTRSRIQTTGGGLGLLPPPPPSGKLPPPTSSSPAVSPSHAPTANNASGDSWSEFKSAESSVPADQQARNSNWVQF